The Branchiostoma floridae strain S238N-H82 chromosome 8, Bfl_VNyyK, whole genome shotgun sequence genome has a segment encoding these proteins:
- the LOC118420498 gene encoding organic cation transporter protein-like — MAVTLSFAIGFFVLSLLAYFLRTWRNLQLVQALIMYPLLCYWWVLPESPRWLISKQRFTAAKDVLKRAARINKVTIQDRVSDLLAKPAESNENTKSFTIIDLVRTHRMRKITLTMCLVWMFIAGVYFGLIVGTTDLAGDPYVNFALGAALEIGLAILGWAGMERWGRKPVIAGSALLAGTGCLVTAATKELPTISRNFALVGRVVIGITYNCFIAYSPEVFPTVVRSMGMGVATAFSRIGSISAPFVTLLGDVWLPLPMVTFGVAACAGGLAVFLLPETLGVPLPETIEDVENGKPQQSDNDSSANYTNPRTEHDPFKNMKHLSLDNFHPWPLSVRIN, encoded by the exons ATGGCTGTGACCCTGAGTTTCGCGATAGGATTCTTCGTCCTTTCTCTACTGGCTTACTTCCTGCGAACCTGGCGGAATCTTCAGCTGGTCCAAGCATTGATAATGTACCCACTCCTATGCTATTGGTG GGTACTTCCAGAGTCTCCGAGATGGCTGATCAGTAAACAACGATTCACGGCCGCCAAGGATGTCCTTAAGAGAGCTGCTCGGATAAACAAGGTTACCATACAAGACCGAGTCTCGGATCTGCTCGCAAAGCCAGCTGAATCCAACGAGAACACAAAGAGTTTCACAATAATTGACCTCGTGCGAACCCATCGGATGCGCAAAATCACATTGACGATGTGCTTGGTATG GATGTTCATAGCAGGAGTCTATTTTGGCCTAATTGTCGGGACGACAGATCTAGCCGGAGATCCGTACGTCAACTTTGCCCTGGGTGCAGCTCTGGAAATCGGGCTGGCTATTCTAGGGTGGgcgggcatggagagatggggCAGGAAACCAGTCATAGCAGGGTCCGCTTTACTTGCAGGGACAGGTTGCCTGGTGACAGCGGCTACAAAGG AACTACCGACTATTTCCCGTAATTTTGCCTTGGTCGGCAGAGTTGTCATCGGAATTACTTACAACTGTTTTATCGCATACTCACCTGAGGTTTTCCCGACTGTAGTAAG GAGCATGGGCATGGGTGTGGCCACCGCGTTTTCCCGCATTGGCAGCATATCGGCTCCCTTCGTGACGCTCCTGGGCGATGTCTGGCTGCCCCTCCCCATGGTGACGTTTGGTGTGGCGGCTTGtgcaggcggtttggctgtctTCTTGCTCCCGGAAACACTTGGAGTTCCCCTGCCTGAAACTATAGAGGATGTGGAGAATGG AAAGCCACAACAAAGCGACAACGACAGCTCTGCGAACTATACAAACCCTCGGACCGAACATGACCccttcaaaaacatgaaacattTATCGTTAGATAACTTCCATCCGTGGCCTCTTTCGGTAAGAATCAATTGA